Proteins from a genomic interval of Lelliottia amnigena:
- the rpoH_2 gene encoding RNA polymerase factor sigma-32 — MTKEMQTLALAPVGNLESYIRAANTWPMLTAEEEKELAEKLHYQGDLEAAKTLILSHLRFVVHVARNYSGYGLPQADLIQEGNIGLMKAVRRFNPEVGCALGFFRRALD, encoded by the coding sequence ATGACCAAAGAAATGCAAACTTTAGCTTTAGCCCCTGTTGGTAACCTGGAATCTTACATCCGGGCCGCTAACACCTGGCCGATGTTGACGGCCGAGGAAGAAAAGGAGCTTGCTGAAAAGCTGCATTACCAGGGCGATCTGGAAGCAGCTAAGACGCTGATCCTGTCTCACCTGCGCTTTGTTGTTCACGTTGCTCGTAATTATTCGGGCTACGGCCTACCGCAGGCGGATTTGATTCAGGAAGGCAACATCGGCCTCATGAAGGCTGTACGTCGCTTCAACCCGGAAGTGGGGTGTGCGCTTGGTTTCTTTCGCCGTGCACTGGATTAA
- the ftsX gene encoding cell division protein FtsX, with amino-acid sequence MSRCVTPSRGALQDLKSKPLATFLTVMVIAISLTLPSVCYMVYKNVNQAASQYYPSPQITVYLDKALDDNAAAQVVGQLQSEQGVEKVNYLSRDEALGEFRNWSGFGGALDMLEENPLPAVAVVIPKLDFQGTESLNTLRDRISQVKGIDEVRMDDSWFARLASLTGLVGRVAAMIGVLMVAAVFLVIGNSVRLSIFARRDTINVQKLIGATDGFILRPFLYGGALLGFSGGISFTDIVRNFGDAAFVCGN; translated from the coding sequence ATGAGCAGGTGCGTTACGCCTTCCAGGGGCGCGTTGCAGGATCTGAAAAGCAAGCCGCTGGCTACGTTCCTGACGGTGATGGTGATTGCCATCTCCCTGACGTTGCCGAGCGTTTGCTACATGGTCTACAAAAACGTCAATCAGGCCGCGTCGCAATATTATCCTTCGCCGCAAATCACGGTGTATCTGGACAAAGCGCTCGACGATAACGCAGCAGCGCAGGTGGTGGGACAACTCCAGTCTGAACAGGGCGTGGAGAAGGTTAACTATCTCTCGCGCGACGAGGCGTTGGGCGAGTTCCGCAACTGGTCTGGCTTTGGTGGCGCGCTGGACATGCTTGAAGAAAACCCGTTGCCCGCCGTGGCGGTGGTCATTCCTAAGCTTGATTTCCAGGGTACGGAATCGCTGAACACCTTGCGCGATCGTATCAGCCAGGTGAAGGGTATTGATGAAGTGCGCATGGACGACAGCTGGTTTGCACGTCTGGCGTCACTCACCGGCCTGGTGGGACGCGTGGCGGCGATGATTGGCGTGTTGATGGTGGCGGCGGTCTTCCTCGTCATCGGTAACAGCGTGCGCCTGAGTATCTTTGCCCGTCGCGATACGATTAACGTGCAAAAACTGATTGGTGCGACGGATGGATTCATCCTGCGTCCGTTCCTTTACGGTGGCGCATTGCTCGGTTTTTCCGGGGGCATTTCTTTCACTGATATTGTCAGAAATTTTGGTGATGCGGCTTTCGTCTGCGGTAACTGA
- the ftsE gene encoding cell division protein FtsE has protein sequence MQGVTFHLQPGEMAFLTGHSGAGKSTLLKLICGIERPSAGKILFGGHDISRLKNREVPFLRRQIGMIFQDHHLLMDRTVFDNVAIPLIIAGASFDDIRRRVSAALDKVGLLDKAKNFPIQLSGGEQQRVGIARAVVNKPAVLLADEPTGNLDDATLGRDLASV, from the coding sequence TTGCAGGGAGTGACATTTCACCTGCAGCCAGGCGAGATGGCATTCCTGACCGGCCATTCCGGCGCGGGAAAAAGTACCCTGCTCAAGCTTATCTGTGGGATCGAGCGGCCAAGCGCCGGGAAAATCTTATTTGGCGGCCACGATATTAGCCGCCTGAAAAACCGTGAGGTGCCGTTTTTACGTCGCCAGATCGGGATGATTTTCCAGGATCACCACCTGCTGATGGATCGCACTGTTTTCGATAACGTAGCCATTCCGTTGATTATTGCGGGTGCCAGCTTTGATGATATTCGCCGTCGTGTGTCAGCGGCGCTGGATAAAGTCGGGCTGTTGGACAAAGCGAAAAATTTCCCGATTCAGCTCTCCGGCGGTGAACAACAGCGCGTGGGTATTGCTCGTGCGGTGGTCAACAAACCTGCCGTTTTGCTGGCGGACGAACCGACCGGTAACCTGGACGATGCCACTCTCGGAAGGGATCTTGCGTCTGTTTGA
- the ftsY gene encoding cell division protein FtsY yields MAKQKKRGFFSWLGFGEKEQETEQKTEEQQTVEEQSQPETPVETAAIVEAEEQTHSDAETEAFAEDVVEVTEQVQESEKPQPVEAEPAVAEPVVDAVVEPVVEETPRAVVEHEELPLPEEVKAEEIVPEEWQAEAETVEIVETVEEEFVEQNVAEEADNDADITDEELEAQALAAVAAEEAEIVVPVADADEPVEEIVQEQEKPTKEGFFARLKRSLLKTKENLGSGFISLFRGKKIDDDLFEELEEQLLIADVGVETTRKIIASLTEGASRKQLRDAEALYGLLKDEMGEILAKVDEPLNIEGKTPFVILMVGVNGVGKTTTIGKLARQFEQQGKSVMLAAGDTFRAAAVEQLQVWGQRNDIPVIAQHTGADSASVIFDAIQAAKARNVDVLIADTAGRLQNKSHLMEELKKIVRVMKKLDEGRAA; encoded by the coding sequence ATGGCAAAACAAAAAAAACGTGGCTTCTTTTCCTGGTTGGGCTTTGGTGAAAAAGAGCAAGAAACAGAACAAAAAACCGAAGAGCAACAGACGGTTGAAGAACAATCACAGCCAGAAACGCCCGTTGAAACGGCAGCGATAGTCGAGGCGGAAGAACAGACTCACAGCGACGCTGAAACTGAAGCCTTCGCCGAAGACGTTGTTGAGGTGACTGAGCAGGTTCAGGAAAGCGAAAAGCCGCAGCCCGTAGAAGCCGAACCGGCTGTTGCAGAGCCTGTTGTCGACGCGGTTGTTGAGCCGGTGGTTGAAGAAACCCCGCGCGCTGTGGTTGAACACGAAGAATTACCGCTTCCGGAAGAGGTGAAAGCGGAAGAAATTGTGCCGGAAGAGTGGCAGGCAGAAGCCGAGACCGTTGAGATCGTCGAAACGGTTGAAGAAGAATTCGTAGAACAAAACGTGGCTGAAGAGGCCGACAACGACGCCGATATCACTGACGAAGAGCTGGAAGCGCAGGCGCTGGCAGCGGTTGCCGCAGAAGAAGCGGAAATCGTTGTTCCGGTCGCAGACGCGGACGAACCTGTCGAAGAGATCGTTCAGGAGCAGGAAAAACCAACCAAAGAAGGTTTCTTCGCCCGCCTGAAACGCAGCCTGCTGAAGACCAAAGAAAATCTCGGTTCCGGATTTATCAGTCTGTTCCGCGGCAAAAAGATCGACGATGATCTGTTCGAAGAGCTGGAAGAACAGCTGCTGATCGCGGATGTCGGCGTAGAGACGACCCGTAAAATCATCGCCAGCCTGACTGAAGGCGCGAGCCGTAAACAGCTGCGCGATGCCGAGGCGCTTTACGGTCTGCTGAAAGACGAGATGGGCGAAATTCTCGCAAAAGTTGACGAACCGCTTAATATTGAAGGCAAAACACCGTTTGTTATTCTGATGGTTGGCGTGAACGGCGTGGGTAAAACCACCACGATCGGCAAGCTGGCGCGTCAGTTTGAGCAGCAGGGTAAATCGGTCATGCTGGCGGCGGGCGATACCTTCCGTGCGGCGGCCGTTGAGCAGCTCCAGGTCTGGGGCCAGCGTAACGACATTCCGGTGATTGCGCAGCATACGGGCGCAGATTCCGCGTCGGTTATCTTCGATGCCATTCAGGCGGCGAAGGCGCGTAACGTGGACGTGTTGATTGCCGATACCGCAGGTCGTTTGCAGAATAAATCGCACCTGATGGAAGAACTGAAAAAAATCGTCCGTGTGATGAAGAAGCTGGACGAAGGACGCGCCGCATGA
- the rsmD gene encoding 16S rRNA methyltransferase — MKKTNRPAGQIRIIGGQWRGRKLPVPDSPGLRPTTDRVRETLFNWLAPSMVDAKCLDCFAGSGALGLEALSRYAASATLLEMERGVAQQLQQNLATLKATNAKVVTTNTLAFLAQPGTPHDVVFIDPPFRKGLLEETLTLLENNGWLADDALIYVESEVENGLPPVPMHWNLHREQVAGQVAYRLYHREVQGESHADTD; from the coding sequence ATGAAGAAAACAAACCGCCCGGCCGGACAAATTCGCATTATCGGCGGCCAGTGGCGTGGCCGTAAACTCCCTGTGCCCGATAGCCCAGGTCTGCGCCCCACGACCGATCGCGTCAGAGAAACACTGTTTAACTGGCTGGCCCCATCGATGGTAGACGCGAAATGCCTGGACTGCTTCGCGGGAAGCGGCGCACTGGGCCTTGAAGCCCTGTCGCGGTATGCCGCCAGCGCCACGCTGCTGGAGATGGAGCGTGGCGTTGCGCAGCAATTACAGCAAAATCTCGCTACGCTCAAAGCAACGAATGCCAAAGTCGTCACGACCAATACCCTTGCTTTTCTCGCGCAGCCGGGCACGCCGCACGACGTGGTGTTCATCGATCCGCCGTTCCGTAAAGGGCTGCTGGAAGAGACACTCACGCTTCTGGAAAATAACGGCTGGCTGGCGGATGACGCGCTAATTTACGTTGAAAGCGAAGTCGAAAACGGCTTACCGCCGGTGCCCATGCACTGGAACTTACATCGTGAACAGGTCGCCGGGCAGGTTGCCTATCGTTTATATCACCGTGAAGTACAAGGAGAGTCTCATGCCGATACTGATTAA
- the yhhL gene encoding protein YhhL yields MPILINFGRLLMVGVWAFLILNLVHPFPRPLNIFVNVALIFTAFMHALQMVMLKNGLPKDSPPMTGWQQLRVFIFGVFELLVWMKKFKAQTKK; encoded by the coding sequence ATGCCGATACTGATTAATTTTGGGCGCTTGCTGATGGTGGGCGTTTGGGCGTTTCTGATCCTGAATCTGGTCCATCCGTTCCCGCGTCCGCTGAACATTTTCGTCAACGTGGCGCTGATATTCACCGCGTTTATGCATGCCCTGCAGATGGTGATGCTGAAAAACGGCTTGCCGAAAGACAGCCCGCCGATGACGGGTTGGCAGCAGCTGCGCGTGTTTATTTTTGGCGTGTTCGAGCTGCTGGTGTGGATGAAAAAGTTTAAGGCGCAGACTAAGAAATAA
- a CDS encoding receptor → MSKMPIFLIIVVAIIVIAASFRFVQQRRERADNDAAPLLQKRVVVSNKREKALDNRRSPPAAGDARWHSDAL, encoded by the coding sequence ATGAGCAAAATGCCGATTTTTTTGATTATCGTGGTGGCGATCATAGTGATTGCCGCCTCGTTTCGTTTTGTGCAGCAGCGTCGTGAAAGGGCCGATAACGACGCCGCACCGCTTCTGCAAAAACGCGTGGTGGTGAGCAACAAACGCGAGAAAGCGCTTGATAACCGGCGCTCTCCGCCAGCAGCAGGTGACGCCCGCTGGCACAGCGATGCGTTATGA
- a CDS encoding protein YhhN has product MLWSFIAVCFSAWLYVDASYRGPVWQRWLFKPVTLLLLLLLAWQAPMFNAVSYLVLAGLCASLIGDALTLLPRQRVLYAVGAFFLSHLLYTIYFASQMTLSFFWPLPLVLLVIGALLVAVVWSRLEEMRWPVCTFIAMTLVMVWLAGELWFFRPNRTSDVGFLWCDAAVAGEYRLAG; this is encoded by the coding sequence ATGCTTTGGTCATTTATCGCTGTCTGTTTTTCCGCATGGCTCTACGTCGATGCGTCGTATCGCGGTCCCGTGTGGCAGCGCTGGTTGTTTAAGCCCGTCACGTTACTGCTATTGCTGTTACTCGCCTGGCAGGCGCCGATGTTCAACGCAGTGAGTTATCTGGTGCTGGCTGGCCTGTGCGCCTCGCTGATTGGCGATGCCTTAACGCTGCTCCCGCGTCAGCGCGTGTTATACGCCGTCGGGGCATTTTTCCTCTCACATCTGCTGTACACCATTTATTTCGCCAGCCAGATGACGCTGTCCTTCTTCTGGCCGCTGCCGCTGGTTCTGCTGGTGATTGGTGCGCTGCTGGTCGCCGTTGTCTGGTCGCGCCTCGAAGAGATGCGCTGGCCGGTGTGTACGTTTATCGCCATGACGCTGGTGATGGTCTGGCTCGCCGGTGAACTGTGGTTCTTCCGCCCAAACCGCACCAGCGATGTCGGCTTTCTTTGGTGCGACGCTGCTGTTGCTGGGGAATATCGTCTGGCTGGGTAG
- a CDS encoding protein YhhN: MSAFFGATLLLLGNIVWLGSHYRRRFRADNAIAAACYFGGHFLIVRSLYI, translated from the coding sequence ATGTCGGCTTTCTTTGGTGCGACGCTGCTGTTGCTGGGGAATATCGTCTGGCTGGGTAGCCATTATCGTCGCCGTTTCCGCGCGGATAACGCCATTGCGGCGGCCTGCTACTTTGGCGGCCACTTCCTGATCGTGCGTTCGCTGTATATCTAA
- the zntA_1 gene encoding zinc/cadmium/mercury/lead-transporting ATPase: protein MSTPDTSKKVPQFSALKLSPVPAKEDCCSAGTCDTQSAPALPASGERYTWVVNGMDCAACARKVENAVKQVAGVNHVQVLFATEKLLVSAENDVSADVEAAVTKAGYSLRAEDAPAEKVSPLRENLAAHHADYHDGVKLGAGTFQPSFRQSGVYRHHAGGAVPYCASGAAPDEKRELVCD from the coding sequence ATGTCGACTCCAGACACATCTAAAAAAGTGCCGCAATTCTCGGCACTCAAACTCAGCCCCGTCCCCGCCAAAGAGGATTGCTGCAGTGCAGGTACGTGCGACACACAGAGCGCGCCAGCACTGCCCGCCAGCGGTGAGCGTTACACGTGGGTCGTCAACGGAATGGACTGCGCCGCCTGCGCCCGCAAAGTGGAAAACGCGGTAAAACAGGTCGCGGGCGTCAACCACGTGCAGGTACTGTTCGCCACGGAAAAGCTGCTGGTCAGTGCAGAAAATGACGTGAGTGCCGACGTCGAAGCGGCGGTCACTAAAGCCGGGTATTCCCTCAGGGCCGAAGATGCGCCCGCCGAAAAAGTCTCTCCCTTGCGTGAAAATCTGGCCGCTCATCACGCTGATTATCATGATGGCGTTAAGCTGGGGGCTGGAACATTTCAACCATCCTTTAGGCAATCTGGCGTTTATCGCCACCACGCTGGTGGGGCTGTTCCCTATTGCGCGTCAGGCGCTGCGCCTGATGAAAAGCGGGAGCTGGTTTGCGATTGA
- the zntA_2 gene encoding zinc/cadmium/mercury/lead-transporting ATPase, translating to MVLLLFLVGERLEGWAASRARKGVSALMALKPETATRVFDGERQTVAINTLRPGDVIEVAAGGRLPADGTLITATASFDESALTGESIPVERATGEKVPAGATSVDRLVQLSVLSEPGESAIDPHSETH from the coding sequence ATGGTCCTGCTGCTGTTCCTGGTAGGCGAACGCCTTGAAGGCTGGGCGGCGAGTCGCGCGCGCAAAGGCGTCAGCGCGTTAATGGCGTTAAAACCTGAAACCGCCACGCGGGTTTTCGACGGCGAGCGTCAGACCGTGGCGATCAACACGCTGCGTCCGGGCGATGTGATTGAAGTGGCGGCCGGCGGCCGTCTGCCTGCCGATGGCACATTGATCACCGCCACGGCAAGTTTTGATGAAAGCGCGCTGACCGGCGAATCCATTCCCGTTGAGCGTGCAACGGGTGAAAAAGTGCCTGCGGGCGCCACCAGCGTTGACCGTCTGGTGCAGCTCAGCGTGCTCTCCGAACCGGGTGAAAGCGCCATCGACCCGCATTCTGAAACTCATTGA
- the zntA_3 gene encoding zinc/cadmium/mercury/lead-transporting ATPase, with the protein MKAPSTRILKLIEEAEERRAPVERFIDRFSRIYTPVIMLIALLVTIVPPLLFAASWQEWIYKGLTLLLIGCPCALVISTPAAITSRAGRCGAPWGID; encoded by the coding sequence GTGAAAGCGCCATCGACCCGCATTCTGAAACTCATTGAAGAAGCCGAAGAGCGCCGCGCGCCCGTCGAGCGTTTTATTGACCGTTTCAGCCGAATTTACACCCCAGTGATTATGCTGATCGCCCTGCTGGTGACGATTGTCCCGCCGCTGCTTTTCGCCGCCTCCTGGCAGGAGTGGATTTACAAAGGGCTGACGCTGCTGCTGATCGGTTGTCCGTGCGCACTGGTAATTTCGACGCCTGCAGCGATCACCTCCCGGGCTGGCCGCTGCGGCGCGCCGTGGGGCATTGATTAA
- the zntA_4 gene encoding zinc/cadmium/mercury/lead-transporting ATPase, with translation MIKGGAALEQLSQIQHVAFDKTGTLTVGKPQVTGIYPLESTEDALLTLAAAVEQGSTHPLAQAIVREAQSRGLTLPAANEQRALVGSGIEADVDGKKVLITAADKFPSQALSQQISELEQAGQTVIIVAVDGIAKGILALRDTLRDDAKEAVDALHQLGIQGVILTGDNPRAAAAIANELGLEFKAGLLPADKVQAVTALNGQAPLAMVGDGINDAPAMKASTIGIAMGSGTDVALETADAALTHNRLTGLAQMIGLARATRANIRQNIGIALGLKGIFLVTTLLGITGLWLAVLADTGATVLVTANALRLLRKK, from the coding sequence TTGATTAAAGGCGGCGCGGCGCTGGAGCAATTGAGCCAGATTCAGCACGTCGCTTTTGATAAGACCGGCACGCTGACCGTGGGCAAACCGCAGGTCACCGGTATTTATCCGCTTGAATCGACCGAAGACGCTCTGCTGACGCTGGCCGCCGCCGTCGAACAGGGTTCTACTCACCCGCTGGCGCAGGCGATTGTGCGTGAAGCGCAGTCGCGCGGCTTAACTCTTCCGGCAGCAAATGAGCAGCGTGCGCTGGTCGGTTCAGGAATTGAAGCCGACGTAGACGGGAAAAAAGTCCTTATCACCGCCGCTGATAAATTCCCGTCGCAGGCGTTGAGCCAGCAAATTAGTGAGCTGGAACAGGCCGGGCAGACCGTCATCATTGTGGCTGTAGACGGCATCGCAAAAGGCATTCTGGCGCTGCGCGATACGCTGCGTGACGATGCCAAAGAGGCCGTTGATGCGCTGCATCAGCTGGGTATTCAGGGTGTGATCCTGACAGGGGATAATCCACGCGCCGCTGCCGCCATTGCCAATGAGCTGGGCCTTGAATTCAAAGCCGGACTCTTGCCCGCGGATAAAGTGCAGGCCGTCACCGCGCTCAACGGCCAGGCCCCGCTGGCGATGGTGGGCGATGGCATCAACGACGCCCCGGCGATGAAAGCCTCGACCATCGGGATCGCCATGGGCAGCGGTACCGATGTGGCGCTGGAAACGGCCGACGCCGCGCTGACTCATAATCGCCTGACCGGGCTGGCACAGATGATCGGTCTGGCGCGCGCGACGCGTGCCAATATCCGCCAAAACATTGGTATTGCGCTGGGGCTGAAAGGGATTTTCCTGGTCACCACGCTGTTGGGCATAACTGGACTGTGGCTGGCCGTGCTGGCGGATACCGGTGCGACGGTGCTGGTGACCGCAAATGCGCTGCGGTTGCTGCGAAAGAAATAG
- the siaT gene encoding TRAP dicarboxylate transporter, DctM subunit, whose translation MDAFILLFTLAILLALGMPVAFAVGLSAVAGALWIDLPLEALMIQITSGVNKFTLLAIPFFILAGAIMAEGGIARRLVNFAYIFVGFIRGGLSLVNIVASTFFGAISGSSVADTASIGSVMIPEMEKKGYPREYAAAVTASGSVQAILIPPSHNSVIYSLAAGGTVSIATLFIAGVLPGLLLGVSLMVLCLGFAHKRGYPKGERIPFKQAVKIFFDALWGLLTVVIILGGILSGIFTATESAAVACLWAFFVTMFIYRDYKWKELPKLMCRTVKTVTIVMILIGFAAAFGAVMTYMQLPMRITEFFTSLSDNKYVILMYLNIMLLLIGTLMDMAPLILILTPVLLPVTNSLGIDPVHFGMIMMVNLGIGLITPPVGSVLFVASAVSKQRIETVMRAMLPFYAMLLVVLGMVTYIPAISLWLPGVLGMQ comes from the coding sequence ATGGATGCATTTATTTTGTTATTCACCCTCGCCATTTTACTGGCGCTGGGGATGCCGGTGGCCTTCGCCGTCGGGCTAAGTGCGGTTGCGGGTGCGCTATGGATTGATCTGCCGCTGGAAGCATTGATGATCCAGATTACCAGCGGGGTGAATAAATTCACGCTGCTGGCGATCCCGTTCTTTATCCTGGCGGGCGCGATCATGGCAGAAGGAGGCATTGCGCGACGGCTGGTGAACTTTGCGTACATTTTCGTCGGCTTTATTCGTGGCGGCCTGTCGCTGGTCAATATCGTCGCATCGACGTTTTTCGGCGCGATTTCCGGTTCATCGGTAGCGGATACGGCATCAATCGGCAGCGTGATGATCCCCGAAATGGAGAAAAAGGGGTATCCGCGCGAGTACGCCGCCGCGGTGACGGCCAGCGGATCGGTGCAGGCGATTTTGATTCCACCCAGCCATAACTCGGTGATTTACTCGCTGGCGGCGGGAGGCACGGTGTCGATCGCCACGCTGTTTATCGCAGGCGTACTACCAGGGTTATTGCTCGGTGTAAGCCTGATGGTTCTGTGCCTCGGTTTTGCGCACAAACGCGGCTATCCGAAAGGTGAAAGAATCCCCTTTAAGCAGGCGGTGAAGATTTTCTTCGATGCGCTGTGGGGGCTGTTGACGGTGGTGATCATTCTGGGCGGAATTTTGTCTGGGATATTCACCGCGACAGAATCGGCGGCAGTCGCCTGTCTGTGGGCGTTTTTCGTCACCATGTTTATCTATCGCGACTACAAGTGGAAAGAGCTGCCGAAACTGATGTGCCGCACGGTGAAAACGGTCACGATCGTGATGATCCTGATTGGCTTTGCGGCCGCGTTTGGTGCGGTGATGACCTACATGCAACTGCCGATGCGGATCACCGAGTTCTTTACATCGCTGTCCGATAACAAGTACGTGATCCTGATGTACCTCAACATCATGCTGCTGCTGATTGGCACGCTGATGGACATGGCGCCGCTGATCCTGATTTTGACGCCAGTACTCTTGCCGGTGACCAACTCGCTGGGTATCGATCCGGTGCACTTCGGGATGATCATGATGGTCAATCTGGGGATCGGACTGATTACGCCGCCGGTTGGCTCGGTGCTGTTTGTCGCCAGCGCGGTGAGTAAACAGCGCATCGAAACCGTAATGCGCGCGATGTTGCCGTTTTACGCCATGCTGCTGGTGGTGCTGGGGATGGTGACGTATATCCCAGCGATATCATTGTGGTTACCGGGGGTTCTGGGGATGCAGTGA
- a CDS encoding tripartite ATP-independent periplasmic transporter DctQ, with amino-acid sequence MSELYLKWMDRLYLFAMGVAGVSLLVMTIVIPIGIFSRYVLNRGESWPEPIAIICMVTFTFIGAAVGYRAGSHIAVNMLTDRLPDMLKNLCARIVDLLMLLISALIFWYSLLLCIELWEQPVAEFPILTSGESYLPLPVGSAIMILFVIERLLFGSQENRPVVLIGNHS; translated from the coding sequence ATGTCCGAACTCTACCTGAAGTGGATGGACCGCCTGTACCTCTTCGCCATGGGCGTCGCGGGCGTGTCGCTACTGGTCATGACGATTGTTATCCCCATCGGCATTTTCTCGCGCTATGTGCTCAATCGCGGGGAATCCTGGCCGGAACCGATCGCGATTATTTGCATGGTGACTTTCACCTTTATCGGCGCGGCGGTGGGGTATCGCGCCGGGTCGCATATTGCGGTGAATATGCTCACCGATCGTCTGCCCGACATGCTCAAAAACCTGTGCGCGCGGATCGTGGATCTGCTGATGTTGCTCATTTCCGCATTGATCTTCTGGTACAGCCTGCTGCTGTGTATCGAACTGTGGGAACAGCCCGTCGCAGAGTTCCCCATCCTCACGTCGGGTGAAAGCTATCTGCCGTTGCCGGTAGGTTCGGCCATTATGATCCTGTTTGTCATTGAGCGTTTGCTGTTTGGCTCGCAGGAAAACCGTCCGGTCGTGTTGATCGGTAACCACAGTTAA
- the yiaO gene encoding TRAP dicarboxylate transporter, DctP subunit — protein MKTTLKPLLASLCLSTASLLFATTAAAQTIKAADVHPEGYPNVVAVQNMGEKLNQQTDGKLEIKVFPGGVLGDEKQMIEQAQMGAIDIIRVSMAPVAAILPDIEVFTLPYVFRDEDHMHKVIDGDIGKEIGEKLTANPKSRLVFLGWMDSGTRNLITKEPIVKPEDLQGKKIRVQGSPVALATLKAMGANSVAMGVSEVYSGMQTGVIDGAENNPPTFVAHNYMPVAKNYTLSGHFITPEMLLYSKVKWDKLSADDQQKIKTLAREAQFEQRKLWDAYNQQALDKMKAGGVQFHDIDKAVFIKATEPVRAQYGDKHKELMQAIADVQ, from the coding sequence ATGAAAACGACCCTTAAGCCGTTACTGGCCTCGTTGTGCCTGTCCACCGCGTCACTGCTGTTCGCCACCACGGCGGCAGCGCAAACGATCAAAGCTGCTGATGTTCATCCTGAAGGCTACCCAAACGTGGTGGCCGTGCAAAACATGGGTGAAAAACTCAACCAACAAACCGATGGCAAGCTGGAGATTAAAGTTTTCCCTGGCGGCGTCCTGGGCGATGAAAAGCAAATGATTGAACAGGCGCAGATGGGCGCTATCGATATCATTCGCGTCTCAATGGCGCCTGTGGCGGCGATTTTACCGGATATCGAGGTCTTTACTCTGCCGTACGTGTTCCGCGACGAAGACCACATGCACAAGGTGATTGACGGTGATATCGGCAAAGAGATTGGCGAAAAACTGACGGCTAACCCGAAATCGCGCCTGGTGTTTCTGGGCTGGATGGACTCCGGCACGCGTAATCTGATCACCAAAGAGCCGATCGTCAAACCAGAAGACCTGCAGGGCAAGAAAATCCGCGTGCAGGGCAGCCCGGTCGCACTGGCAACCTTGAAAGCGATGGGGGCCAACTCGGTAGCGATGGGCGTCAGCGAAGTCTATAGCGGGATGCAAACCGGGGTGATTGACGGCGCGGAAAACAACCCGCCAACCTTTGTGGCGCATAACTACATGCCGGTTGCTAAAAACTACACCCTCAGCGGCCACTTCATCACGCCGGAAATGCTGCTCTACTCCAAAGTGAAATGGGACAAACTCAGCGCTGACGATCAGCAGAAAATCAAAACTCTGGCGCGTGAGGCGCAATTTGAGCAGCGCAAACTCTGGGACGCTTACAACCAGCAGGCGCTGGATAAAATGAAAGCGGGCGGCGTGCAATTCCACGACATCGACAAAGCGGTGTTTATCAAGGCGACTGAACCGGTGCGCGCGCAGTACGGCGATAAGCACAAGGAACTGATGCAGGCCATCGCGGACGTCCAGTAA
- the tusA gene encoding sulfur transfer protein SirA: MTDLFSTPDHTLDAQGLRCPEPVMMVRKTVRTMQTGETLLIIADDPATTRDIPGFCTFMEHELIAKETDALPYRYLLRKGA, encoded by the coding sequence ATGACCGACCTGTTTTCCACTCCAGACCACACCCTTGATGCCCAGGGCCTTCGCTGCCCGGAGCCTGTTATGATGGTGCGTAAAACCGTGCGCACGATGCAAACCGGCGAAACGCTGCTGATTATCGCTGACGATCCGGCGACCACGCGAGACATCCCCGGTTTTTGTACTTTTATGGAACATGAGCTGATCGCGAAAGAGACCGACGCGCTGCCGTATCGCTATCTTTTACGCAAAGGCGCGTGA